The Pyrus communis chromosome 2, drPyrComm1.1, whole genome shotgun sequence genome includes a window with the following:
- the LOC137725836 gene encoding protein LIGHT-DEPENDENT SHORT HYPOCOTYLS 10-like, giving the protein MSAPHHDHSHRRKDSTPIEGSSSSSSRPTSQQQQAPQPLSRYESQKRRDWNTFGQYLKNQSPPVSLSHCNCNHVLDFLRYLDQFGKTKVHLHGCVFFGQPDPPAPCTCPLRQAWGSLDALIGRLRAAYEEHGGSPETNPFGNGAIRVYLREVKECQAKARGIPYKKKKKRNGQLKAINEGTLKQITS; this is encoded by the coding sequence ATGTCTGCACCCCATCATGATCACAGTCATCGAAGAAAAGACTCCACTCCCATCGagggctcctcctcctcctcatcacGACCCACTTCTCAACAACAGCAAGCACCTCAACCCCTCAGCCGATACGAGTCCCAGAAACGCCGCGACTGGAACACTTTCGGACAGTACTTGAAGAACCAATCACCCCCAGTGTCACTCTCTCATTGCAATTGCAACCACGTCCTCGATTTCCTCCGCTACTTGGATCAGTTCGGAAAGACTAAGGTTCACTTACACGGTTGCGTCTTCTTTGGGCAGCCTGACCCGCCTGCCCCGTGCACCTGCCCTCTCAGGCAGGCATGGGGTAGTCTGGATGCGCTGATCGGACGCCTCCGTGCTGCCTACGAGGAGCATGGAGGGTCCCCGGAGACAAACCCTTTTGGGAATGGAGCTATTCGGGTTTACTTACGTGAAGTGAAGGAGTGTCAGGCTAAAGCAAGAGGGATTCcgtacaagaagaagaagaagaggaacgGTCAGCTTAAGGCAATTAACGAGGGTACTCTGAAGCAGATCACGTCTTAA
- the LOC137726656 gene encoding uncharacterized protein produces the protein MKNTIRCCISCILPCGALDVIRVVHSNGRVEEISGTIRASEIMKAYPKHVLKKPSSSASDHDGVVPKIVIVPPDAELQRGKIYFLMPMPASSNTSEKAGRTRSSSAKKKRIKDAENNNITNNSVAMTNLLINDRYLSEILLEKHSSQRDRRRGRVGVWRPHLESICESPSDV, from the coding sequence ATGAAAAACACCATCAGGTGCTGCATCTCTTGCATTCTACCATGTGGAGCTTTGGACGTGATTCGAGTTGTACACTCTAACGGCAGAGTCGAGGAAATCAGCGGCACAATCCGAGCCAGCGAGATCATGAAGGCGTACCCTAAGCACGTCCTCAAGAAGCCCTCCTCGTCGGCGTCCGATCACGACGGGGTCGTCCCGAAGATCGTGATCGTTCCTCCAGACGCGGAACTCCAACGCGGCAAGATTTACTTCCTCATGCCTATGCCCGCTTCTTCGAACACGTCTGAAAAGGCGGGGAGGACAAGATCGTCGTCGGCAAAGAAGAAGCGGATTAAAGACGCCGAAAACAACAACATCACAAACAACAGCGTCGCCATGACCAACCTGCTGATAAATGATCGGTACTTGAGTGAAATACTGTTGGAAAAGCATTCGTCGCAGAGGGATCGGCGGCGAGGACGTGTTGGGGTTTGGAGGCCGCACTTAGAGAGCATTTGTGAGTCACCAAGTGATGTGTAA
- the LOC137726238 gene encoding peroxisome biogenesis protein 7, with protein sequence MPVFKAPFNGYSVKFSPFYESRLAVATSQNFGILGNGRLHVIDISPAPVGPGAPRQPITELVSYDTADGVYDVAWSESHDSLLVAAIADGSVKIYDTALPPASNPLRSLHEHTREVSSADYNPTRRDSFLTSSWDDTVKLWTVDRPASVRTFKEHAYCVYSAVWNPRHADVFASASGDCTLRVWDVREPGSTMIIPAHELEILACDWNKYDDCCIATASVDKSIKVWDVRSMTVPISVLNGHGYAVRKVKFSPHRQSLIMSCSYDMSVCLWDYMVEDALVARYDHHTEFAVGVDMSVLVEGLLASTGWDELVYVWQHGTDPRAP encoded by the coding sequence ATGCCAGTTTTCAAAGCTCCGTTCAACGGTTACTCCGTCAAGTTCAGCCCCTTCTACGAGTCCCGACTCGCCGTCGCCACCTCCCAAAACTTCGGCATCCTCGGCAACGGCCGCCTCCACGTCATCGACATCTCCCCCGCCCCTGTGGGCCCCGGCGCACCCCGCCAACCAATCACCGAGCTCGTCTCCTACGACACCGCCGACGGCGTATACGACGTCGCATGGTCCGAGTCCCACGACTCCCTACTAGTCGCCGCCATCGCCGATGGCTCCGTTAAGATCTACGACACCGCTCTGCCCCCGGCCTCCAACCCCCTCCGCTCCCTCCACGAGCACACCCGCGAGGTCAGCTCCGCTGATTACAACCCCACCCGCCGCGACTCCTTTCTCACCTCCTCATGGGACGACACCGTCAAGCTATGGACCGTTGACCGCCCCGCATCTGTTCGAACTTTCAAGGAACACGCCTACTGCGTCTACTCCGCTGTCTGGAACCCCCGCCATGCCGATGTATTCGCCTCCGCCTCGGGCGACTGCACTCTGCGCGTTTGGGACGTGCGCGAGCCCGGGTCCACCATGATCATCCCCGCGCACGAGCTCGAGATCCTGGCGTGCGATTGGAACAAGTACGACGACTGCTGCATCGCCACCGCCTCCGTCGACAAGTCGATTAAAGTCTGGGACGTGAGGAGCATGACGGTTCCGATCTCGGTGCTCAACGGCCACGGCTACGCGGTGAGGAAGGTGAAATTCTCGCCGCACAGGCAAAGCTTGATCATGTCATGCTCGTACGACATGTCGGTTTGCTTGTGGGATTACATGGTGGAGGATGCACTGGTGGCACGGTACGACCACCACACGGAGTTCGCGGTGGGTGTGGATATGAGCGTGTTGGTGGAGGGGCTGCTGGCCAGTACTGGTTGGGATGAGCTTGTGTATGTTTGGCAGCACGGGACCGATCCCAGAGCGCCGTAA